From a region of the Solanum stenotomum isolate F172 chromosome 2, ASM1918654v1, whole genome shotgun sequence genome:
- the LOC125856747 gene encoding uncharacterized protein LOC125856747 translates to MAKKRKSLASSIDEVDRTMYSTFCSAANSLSQLYSQALNQQKLSFQAGERHGLEKMYQWILRQQEGGSRVTTADMMNYLQSELDYSGEDHSMSPRPPQNQHSQPMHFANSGFPVSSGSIGVAAPGHGVRSDHDPQSKNYVFSNALSSPVRQSLQNYQGGYFSNNVQPSNGARNNETNLHHQNRESNSYNSADASMDMHSDSPGHDFTY, encoded by the exons ATGGCGAAGAAGAGGAAGTCTTTGGCATCGAGTATCGATGAGGTGGATCGAACCATGTACTCAACGTTTTGTAGCGCAGCGAATTCGCTTTCACAGCTTTATAGTCAGGCTTTGAATCAACAGAAGCTTTCATTTCAGGCCGGTGAACGACATGGAttg GAGAAAATGTATCAATGGATCTTGAGGCAACAAGAGGGAGGATCCAGAGTAACAACTGCTGACATGATGAACTACCTTCAG TCGGAACTGGACTATAGTGGAGAGGACCATTCAATGTCGCCTAGACCACCGCAGAACCAACATTCTCAACCAATGCATTTTGCAAATTCAGGCTTCCCAGTCTCTTCAGGCTCAATTGGTGTAGCAGCTCCAGGACATGGTGTACGATCAGATCATGATCCACAATCAAAGAATTATGTTTTCTCAAATGCTCTTTCAAGCCCTGTTCGGCAAAGCCTGCAGAATTATCAAGGAGGTTACTTTTCAAACAACGTTCAGCCTTCAAATGGAGCAAGAAACAACGAAACGAACCTCCACCACCAAAATAGGGAGTCCAATAGCTATAACTCAGCTGATGCGTCCATGGATATGCATTCTGATAGCCCTGGTCATGATTTTACTTACTAA